The Antechinus flavipes isolate AdamAnt ecotype Samford, QLD, Australia chromosome X, AdamAnt_v2, whole genome shotgun sequence DNA window AGTGAGTAAAAATGCCAGGATAGAAACAGGGAATTGCCAGGATTCAAGGAAGGAGAGTGAGTGAAGGTCAAAGGGCTAAGTGCACAAGCTTGGGTGTGGCCAAGTTTTTATACACCCTCACTTCCTCCCCCTCCGCAGCATAGGGAATGTCAGAAACTCTTTAGAGGCAAAAGGTTATTTAAATGTCTGTCTTTTCCAGATCATTCCCTTCGCCAAGGCTGGTTCTGCTGTGCCTGGCTTGTGACCTTTCATTGAGAACAAGAGCAGTGTggatctttctcttctcccctgctGCCGTCTTCCCTGGAGAGAGGAGTTTCAGTTTGGCTTCTTTCGGCCTTCTCTGGGCAATGACCTTTCTTCCAGCCAAGATGACCCAGGAGTAGCCCTGCCCAGTGCTGGCTCTGCCTCTGGCCAGTCCAGCCTCTTCCTGGAGGGGCTGGAGTCCACAGGTAGGAGGAGGAGCCTTTTGTACCCTTGACTTCTCACTCCCATTCCTTTCAGGGAGCAGGATCTCTGCATGGATTCCCCTTTGGCTCCACTAGAGACTAGCTCAGCCAAGTCAGTCCCAGAGGTCAGAATCAAGGTGGGGAAGAGTCTCAGGTGACCAGCTCTCACCTCCTTTTTCTGCCAGATGCAGAAGAGCTATGTGTATATCAAGTATACACAGATTGGTCTCTGCTTATAGTTCCTTCTTCTGATCTCAATTAATCCAAGATACCACTAAATTGGAAGCATGTTTCTGAAGCCCTGAGTTGGTGGGAGTTTGATTTCAAGTCTGGGAAGGAGACAGAGGAGTTCTAAGGTACAGAAAATCACTAGCCCCAACCCTAACCTGCAGTCAACTTCTGGAAGAACATGAAGAAAAGTTGCCCAGAATATATTCCCATCTCTGCTGTTGGAGGGTATACTCAAATAGTTGAGAACACAGATCCGGGAGATTACTTGAATATTATGAATGAACAACCCATTTTCATTGTTCAGGAGGAGGAGACTGGTGGTGGAGctaatgacttctaaggtctctcccaCTCCACATCTGCCATCAGCTGATAGTGTTATAAGAAGAGACCCAATTGTCTGACCAAAGGTAGTTACTTCATAAGGAAAGGATGTGGAACTTGCAACACTTGGACACTGATTGTATttgaagggggaagaagaaggaagaaccAAGAGTCCCCTGAGGTTGTAAACCTGAGGCAGTGGAAATATTGGTGGTTGTTAGATTTCAAAAAGTTCCCCCAAATGCATAGAAACTCTAAAAGATAGAAACGTTTAAAATGCACACAAAATCCCCATTTGTGAATATGTGACTGATCACATAGAGGAGAATGGTTTCAGTGAGGGAAACAGTGGTGGtattaattcattgtctttcagcatttcattcatttgctttcagggaaaaaaatttacttttcccatctatttcttttaattaagccTATTTTTGCCATTGCTTTGTCTGAAATAATGATTGCAACCCCTGACTTTTTTCCTTCAGCAAAAGCATAATATATTTCACTCCAgacctttattttaactctgtatatAACTTTCTGTTTTGagtgtgtttcttgcaaacaacatattgttatgCTGTCTTCTAATCAATTCTGCTTTggcttcttccattttatgggtgaattcttcccactcattcacatttatggtgactaatttttttttattctcttccatcttatttttttatacttttctttcttcttgtttctgattctctctttAAGAATTTGTTGCTTTAAACTAACCCATCCCTCAATCTcctctccctctcattctctcccttttccttaagctctttccctcctatttccccaTTGAATGAAATGGATTTCTTTAACTATCTTTGTGTTCTTATCTCTTTTGACAAGTTCAGATGAAAGTGAAATTCAAATGTCATCTATTCCCctcatcctttctttcttgtttgtataGACCTACTAGTGAAGCGTAGTTATGACATCATttacccttccttcctctccctccgaCAAATGTAATCCTCTTCCTCTCCCGTTCTAGTCTTCTTCTAAGATAATCAAAATGAAACAGAAACACTCCCAGACCCACTGTTGAATTAAACTACCTCTGTAACTAAACTATAAACTAACTCTATGATGACAGAGTTCTGAGGGGACAAATGTGCCATCTCCCCATgttaaaatgtaaacattttatctATGTTTAGTTTGTTATGATTGTTTacttaaatttgtctttttgtttctcttgattctacATTTGCACTTCAAAGTTTCtgctcagctctggtcttttatcaagaatgcttggaagtcttctatttcattaaaaatccatttccctCCCTGTAGGATCATACTTAGTTTTTGTGGGGTAAATTGTAATGGTTGTAGATCTCAACCTTTGGCTTTCTGTAATATCACAATCCCAAGATTTCTACTCCTTTATAGTAATGGCTGTTAAATCATATGTGATCACTACAGTGgatcctcaatacttgaattctttcttaatGACTAcaacatttctttctttgatctagaAGTTTTTGATTTTGACTACAATATTTCTGGGAGTCTTccttttgaggtttctttcaggaCATAAACAGTGAATTCCTTGAATATAGAGATATATTTCACTTAATggggaaataagagagaaaagggagaatggAGAAGAGGAATTAAAGGGAAAGTCGATTAAGGGAGAGATTAGtccaaaataaaactaattaacTACAGATGTACAAGATTGCTTATATCTCTTTTTGCGAtgacaaagatttggaaattaaaagaGTGCTCATCAATTAAGGGATGGCTGGacaagttatgggatatgaatatgATTGGAAAAAAGGTATAAAACCTTACTCAAGAACAAAAAAACTTCCCTAAAATTAGAACTGATTCAATAGAAGCTAATTACACTtaagaaatatggaaaacaaagtcaaaagattgaaaaaaaattacaagaaaatgaAAGGTATTTTATAGCAAAagcaactgacctagaaaacaaaTTGAgaggagataatttaagaatccctggactacctgaaaggcatgatggaaaaaaaaaaccttcttgagcTCAGATAATGCTTTCTGTATGAATTTGGATGCTGTTATTTGGATCATATAAATTCATTACAGATATTGATTTGTCTGTGGTTCCTTTTAGCATAATGTAgtttcttctttattccttttttctcttttgaatgtttgtttttgctttgtctgatagAATGATGGTAACTCTTATTTTTAGGACTCACTTGATtcatggtaaaaagaaaaaattcctcctctcagttttattttgtgtatgtttttgcttttttaatgtgTTCTTGTGAGCTTGTagggttttgttttctcatccaaTCCATCACACTTTTTTGTTTTACTGTCTAATCCATTCAATTTTAAAGTTATGAGAGTTAGGttcatatttttccccatttgtctCTAACAGTGGagtttttcaagttatttttccccctcttctactATAAACACAGTAGTATGTTCCTTCAATTACTTTAATCTTTCTTAAAAATGGTTCCATTCCTACTGACTTTCTTCCCCTCATCCCTGATCCCCTCTTCTCATTTGTTACCTCTTCCTCTTTATGgttttgttcattagttcattttttcctcctgctttTATCTGGTTATAtatttcttccccctctttttttcctatcaagTACATTCTTCTACTCCTTCCCTTCAGCTAGTCCTATTCattaatttttactttcattttttgtgcctttttccaaaaaaagatttctttcacTCTCTTCATTATCTACCTTCTCTTTTTATCTAGACCTTTATTCCCTAATTCACGACTCCTATAACCATctggtttctctcttttttctgtattcttcatGCAATCAAAGCTTCCAAGGTATCAGTTCAAGGTTCTCACGTCTAAGCATTTTCTGTCACTGTCTTGTAAGACATACCCCATAAGATTCCCCTTTTCCATGTTCCCTAGTCCCAGAACAATGTCAATTAATTGCAAGTGTCAGAAAGGACACTGTCCCATGATATGGACCCTTTCCCCTTCATCCCCGATTGTTCAGTCCACCACTAATCCATACCCTCTCCCTTTGACTTTTTTCCTACATTTGTCTGGAAATCTTCTCCCTATATCTGTGTTCCCACATTCTTCCAAGTGCTACTTGCTCCCTGGATTTGCATCACCACCACCTCCAGTGTAAGACATGTAGACTTTTTAAGTACCAGATCAGCCAAACTTTGTCTAATATAAGCTTCTCACCTCCCCTTACTGGCCATCTTTCTTCACCTATATGGTTCAATGGAACCTTCGCCCACCTCCAAAATaaggcttccttccttcttgcctttttCAACACCCCCCTTTCCTTCTTACTCCATTTCCTGTAGGCTCTTCTCTTTATGAGGTTACAAAAGTCACCTTCTCCTCATAACTAGCCCTTTATTTAACTCCAGCACATCACACATCCCTCTATCCCTCCCTgctttcttccccaccccccttcACAAAGCCTCCCATGCCGTAATCTAGTCCcacaaaaaaaaagcatggatTCACCTGTAGGAAAGTTCTATCCATAACATCACCTATCTTCACTGTTACCTCCAccagatttttcccttctttcctgtctCCTTGTATACATTTAGAAAGAAGTTTCTTAGTCTCTGCTGGACTTACCTGTTATTCTTTATATTCTCCCTACATTTCTGTTGTGTGGAGTTTTCAAGAagcaatcttttcatttctttattattgaacACCCATCTTTTATGGTATATGGGTAGGTCAGGGTAGGTCCCCATGGACTGTATCCTGAGCTCTATTACTCTCCAGAAGACATTATTCCATCCTCTCGTACATTTTCTAGTGGGTGCAAAATGTCTTGTATTATTCAAAtgtcctttcctttgtatttgaaagtctCTCTAGACTTCTCTGAATTGGAACTGTCAAATTTAACCATTATGTGCCTTGGACTTTGCAGGACTGagaggttgttttgttttgttttgttttgttttgttttttctgaaggCAATCTGAATTCTTTCTCTTGGAATTTGGATTTTATGTTCAGTAGTTCCGgccaattttctttcattatcacATTACGGTTTTTTGTCCTGTCATGTCCTGCCAAATGACCTCTCATCATTAGGTTGTCTCTACATACCTTGTCTTTGAGTTTAATACATTTTGCTTgtgagcatatttttaaaatattactggggtttactctctcttcccctagattgttacttccttttttgttctctcttttgtttctttggtaagCCTTGCCATGGTAgattctgatttttctattctgttcatTGTTTTTGCGGTACAGAACAGAGTCTATTCTCAtaattctcatctcttttttgaaTCACTCAGGAACAGTTTATTGTGATTCCACATTCTTCTAAAAATTTACAGGCTCCTCCGTCTCACCAAGTATTggattatttttcctgttttgcaatatttattcatGGATGCCTGAATTTGTTTACTAAATCTGGAGGTCATATTTCTATTGTGACTGTTTTTCCTGTTGATTTATTTAGATTCAAAGTCATTgagttttttcttcctgaaatctatgatacttttcttttcttcctccttattttCCCTATCACTCATTTATTGACTCCTTCTCCTCTGGTTATGGTTTCCCTTGGGATTGGATCTCAAAGAAATCCCAAGACTGGATTTCTCAGCCTCTCCCCACTCTCGGCAATTCACAGCTCTTCACCCTATGTCTATATCCCAACTGACTTTCTGGTGGTCAGAACTGGGCAATCTGGATGCTAGACTTTGCCCTCAGTGTCAGTGGAGTGCTACACaggtaaacacacacacacatatacacgtgcccctacacacacacacacacacacacacacacacacacacacacacacggcattCTGTCTTAGTGATCCATCCCATTCCCACTGTCCCTCACTTCTCTGACCTGATACCGACAGTTCAGAGCctgtttcccctccccttccccagcaGCAGTTTTGAACTTTGTAGTGCTGGTGCTTTCAGGTTGCAGCCCCTGGCAGGCTTTTGCTCCTGATCAGCTGTGGCTAAGCTGGTTGTCAAGGCCCAAGCAACTTTCTGCAGCCTCGAGCCAAGATCTCCAGAGCACCAGAAAAAGGAGGGGAGATAAGGGTACAGAGGTAAATTTTGTGGTAAGCCTGTGTTGTGTCCTTGGATCTGCTAGGTTGGGGTTATGGAGATGCAGAAAGTGAGGATCTCTGAGGGGAAGGACACGGGTAATGATGCAGGAGAGAAAGCAGCCCAGGTCATCTGTCTATTGCTTTGTTGGGAAGTATTTCCCCAGTAGCAAATCTGAATGGCTTCTTCCCAACCTTCTCCACCATCCACCTCGCTCCTAGTTCAATTCACCTTTTACGTGACAGCTCTCATCCCCTCCCAAAGCCTTCCCTTCTCCGGGTTAAGCATCTGCATTTCCTTCAACTGACCTAAGTTTGGCAGCAACTCTTGTTTGCCTGGACTCTTGCAGTGGCTGACCCTAATTCTAATCCAGCCCCCACTCAGCTGACAAGGTGATCTTCCTAAGAGTCTGACCTTGTCACCACCACCACTGTCTCTACTCAGTAAATTCCATGAATTCTCTATtgcttttaggatcaaatattgGTTTCTTTCTTTGGCCTTTTGAGACCTTCACAGCCTCCTCAGGCTTATCAAGTACATTACTCGCTTTCACATAGTCTACCTTCCAGCCAAACTGGCATCCTCACTGTTCCCAACATACACAACTCTATGTCCCCTCTCCATGTCTTAGCAAAGGCCATCCCTCATGCTTCTTAACCCTGCCTCCTCACATCTGCTTCTTGGaatccctgactttcttcaaagctcagctcaagggCCCTGGTTCTTGGGATCTGGAaacttgtttgtttgctttttttcttccccatttcaataaaatccattttttattaaataattgattaaaagGACAGGTTTCAGAGAGATGTGAAAAAGACAAATTCTTCAAGATAATGCTTTTCTGGCATCCTCTTTCACCAATTGCTTCCCTCAAATCTCTGAGAAGGGGAAAACTGAAACATCGCCAGCaatgagtctttttttaaaaataaaaatggacttcctagctgtgtgaccccggacaagtcacttaaccccaattgctcccgcaaaaaataaataaatgaatgaatgaataaataaaaatggaaaagtggtGAACCATCTTGAGTGCTGCCTGCCTTAGGAGATGTACTGGGACATGGTAGTCCCCCTCAAGCTGTATCTGGGGGACTTCTATAACGTGCCCAGATAAGTGACGATCCAACTTGAGCCACAGTGGCCCCTCTAATCCCTAGCCTCCTGAGAGCTCAGCTGGCCATAAAGCATCATTAGGAGGCAGACACTCTGTGCTAGGGCTATTCCTTTCCCCTCTGGTGTGATGGTTAACTTCAAGTTAAGTCAACAAGGATTTATCCTGCACTCTCAGAGGCCAGATCCCAAGCTAAGGTAAAACTAGTCCcagctctcaagaagtttacaactGAACTTGTCCTGAAGCAATTATCGAGAGAACAGTTGCTGTTAAGAGGTCGGGAGGAACGGGCGGAAAAGCTGAATTGACATTCTCTCCGTTTCTCCTTCCACACCCCAAATCATTCTAATTCCAGGACGTCTGGTGCACTCCCCGGCCCAGACAATGGGAAACACGTGCACCCCTCTCATTGCCTTTTTAATCCCCAGATCCCAGGATTGATTTATTCTGAGCCTGCAGCCACTAAATCTCCCCAGAATTAGTCACGGGAATTCTCCTCCAGCCAGCCCTCCCCTATTCTGTACTTCTCACCTGTTGGGGCTCTTCTGACTGCTGAGTCAGCCAGCCATTCTATCGAGTTTTCAGCTCTTCTCATCTTTGGATGATGACCCCGGGAAAACAGCTGCCAATTTCTCCATTCTTCAGGcccatcccctccctcagttACCTCCTCGAATACTTTCCTTCTATCCCCAGCGTCGGCTTCTggaattccttcttttcctccatgTGCCTGGCCCTCTCAGCCCTCCTCAGTCCCTTTGGTTCCGAAGTCACAAAAGCTCCTCCAACCTCTTCCTCGTAAGGCTTTTATTTCCACAGCTGAatatctctctgactctctccttttccccccaccGCTATCCCTACCACCatcatcacatacacacacaaacacatattcaGGGCCTTGTCGAGCTCCACGTTCTTATCCTCTTCAGTGCTTCTCAGGAATCCAGGACAGGGAGTGCTGACAGGGAATCCAGGTCTCCAGGTTGTTTGGGGCTGGGGCATagactgggggtgggggtgggaattgGAATGGCTGTGGCAGTGGGAattggagtgggggtgggggtgggaattgGAGTGGCTGTGGCCATGGGTCTGGGAAGAGACTCTCCTTAGAAAACAGGTTGGGGTTATGGAGATGCAGAAAGTGAGGATCTCTGAGCTCAGAATTTGGGAAGAAATTGGGTCGGGCTATTTGGGGTTCAGGAAGGAAGCTGGTCAGGTTGTCAAAAGGCAACAGGTTCAGGTCCGGGAGCAGTGAACACTTCTGCTTCCTCTGCTTGGCCCGGCGGTTCTGGAACCATATCTAGGATAAGAAAGATACTGTTCCCTTGCCCCCACGGTCCCAAAGGGTGAGCCTAAACCTCCAGTTATTGGGAACATAACCATCAGGGTCCCAGAAAGTGAGAACATTCCCTGCAGGGGCAAGACAcgatctccttccctccctcccaggaTTGACACAACCAAGGACCCTCCTCTCAAATTCAAGGGACTGCCTGGGAATGAGAACTCTAGCAGGGCTGTCACCTGAACACGGATCTCATCGAGCCCTAGGTCTCGGGCCAGAGCTTCCCGAAACCAGACATCAGGGTACTGGTTTCTTTCAAAGACTTCCTCAAGCTTTTCCAGTTGTTTGGAAGTAAACTTGGTCCGATGTCTCTTCGGCTTCCCGGCTGGGAGGGGAGCTGATCCTGGAGGGGCTTCCTCCCGGGGGGGAACATATCCTAGAGAGTTCAGGCCAAACACTTCCAGGGCCTGGCCGAAAAGTCCAGCACCTCCTGCTTCTGAGGGAAGAACAATTGAGGCTCCATCATACGTGGCTCAGCCCCACCCCAAGTCATTTCCAGCCCAAGTCAAATATAGCATGGCCATGGCTCCCATATACAGTTCAGACCCCCTTTTATAGCTCAGGTCAAATATCTAAGACCTTGGGCCCATACACAACCCAGACCCCTGAGAAATAGCCTGATTCACATAGTAGGCTCTTCAGAATTGGTTGTTTTAGTAGTAAATCCCAACCAGAGGAAATCCAGTTCCCTCCCTGGAGAGAGCTGCAGCCCTCTCCCGGTTCCTCTTGCCCCCTTCCTCAGACTCCTGAGAGTCTAGGGAAGCTGAGCTCATGGGAAACCTATGACCCCAGTCCCTGGAGCCTGACTAAGCCCCTAACTAATTAGTCCAAGTCCTTGGGAGGAAAGAAGGGCCAGGGAAAAGTCACCATCCCTCCCACCGCCCCCCAGGGACCCAGGAGTCCAGGCTCACCCATGGTAGACTTCGAAGCTCTTGGGGCTGAAGGACTGGGCAAGGGGAAACAGACAGAAAGggtcttctcttcctcccctgaGCTCTGGCCCAATCCCTGGAGGGCCAGGAGAGAGCAGAGATCAAAGCTCCTGTTGCTCCTCCCTCCACTTTCCAGTTTCTgctcctatctctctgtctgtgtctctgccttCTCTCTTGCCTGCTCTGTTGACCTtgatctctgtgtctcttttttcaGCTCTCTGTCACAGTGGCTCTCTGTGAGCCTGAATAACTCTCCCCAGTTGTTTTCTGGCTCTCTGTCtgtgtttgtatgtttgtgtgtgtgtgtgtgtgtgtgtgtgtgtgtgtgcctgtgagTGTGTGCCTAgaactctctctttctttggatCTCTCCGTCTGCCTCTCTTTCCACCTCTCTGCCTCAACCCTGTCTCTATGTCCACCTGCAAATGCCTGAGTCCAGGGATGGGGcttgggggagaaggtggagtggaaagggggaagaagCAACCTCCCTCCTCCCGTCCCCACCGAGGGCCAACTGCCAATCCTCGAGCTTTCTCCAGGATCGAGGACTGAGATGGGCAgggcagggctgggagggggcaaACCTATGGAAACTGTCACAAAACTTGGTTTCCCTATTCCGTCTGgacttctgtctcttctctttcttcttcagcTATCTTTCCAAATCTCCAAATGTCTCTAAATCAGCCTCTCCATtctgtgcctctctctgtctctcttcatccAGGTATGGAACCAGAGCCAGCCCCTAGGCCATAAGCTCAGAGTTGATGTGTCTCTGTGAATTGTGTCACTACCAGTCCCAGCAGGGGATGCCGAGGCCAAGAATCAAACCTGGACAGGGAGGTTCAGGTTCCCACAGAAAATGACAGGCTTTTGTATCATTAAATCCCCTTATGAGGTCAGAAAACAGTTGGGATGGGAAGAGGGAAAACAGTccataccccctcccaccaccacCAAGAGGATAAAGTTAGAGAGGGAGGGTAGAAACAGCAGGGATCGAAAGCTGGGCCTGGCTGGGACCCAGGAGTCATGGACCCCTGTGGAGGtcccccccaagacagcaatggGCCATGCCTCATGCAGTGATAGGAGGGGGAATAACTCCAGGGCTCTAAGCCCAGCCCCTCACCTGTTCTCCCAATTAGCAGTAATGAAGGAGAGCAAGGATTCAATCCAAGGCCAGGCACACACAGCAGGGGTGAAAGAACTCCTGCCAGATGAACATAACAGTTCTGCTATTTGTTTTCCCATCAGTGGCTCTCTCAGTTAGTCATCGATTATTTTCCCTTATTGATTGCTTACTCATTTCATTGTTCGTTCGGTAACTCATTTGATTGCCGCTTTGTTCGTTTTGTCTATTTGTTGGTTCGATCGTTTGCTCCTTGGCATATTGGTTCAGTCATTCACAGGGACCAGAAGGGAATGATGGACCTGGGATTTTGGGGTTTTCAGAACCACCAGGTGAGAAAGCTGTCACTCCCAAAGCAGGCTAGCACCTGCTCCACAGCTCAGTATCTTTGGAAGGTTGCCTAGACTACTGAGAGAGAAAGCCCAATATGAGGCAGATGTGGACTTGAACCATGATGCTTCgctcactcatttattcattcacgtgtttcttcatttattgctttgttgtctGACTCCCAAAACTGCCTCCGTTTGTTCCTTTCTTTAtcgttttgtttttaattcctcAATTCACTCATCCATTCATTACTTTGCTCATTCACTTATCTGTTTATTTGATCATTGGACCATTTGTTCGTCTGCTGCTTCATTCGTTCATTTTTGTTAACCCACAGTACGAAGCTTActgcctccattttccagatggaaaactgaggtccagagaggggaGGTGACCTAGCCAGGTTCTCAGAGCAAGGATCCCATAAGgctcaaaagaaaaactttggGTACTTATCCAGGAGCCCCCAGATGTGGCCGTCATCCTCAAGAGGCCTTTTTGCTTGGTCTCGTGTCTTCCAACCCCAATTTCTGATTGATGCCCAGTCTCTACAAAGAGTTGCTAGCCCATCCCTGCTTAAGGAGAGGTCAGTGGGTGAAGCACCCCCACCCCACAGTCACTTGTTCATGGCTGGTCCCAGAAGGCCATTGGGAGGATTGAATGAAAGTGATGGACCAACCTTTCCTGCCATCAAGCTCTATACCTGGAGCTGCTATGGGAGATGGGACATCCCCATCCCTGGAAGCCTCAGAAGGCTGAACCTTCTTGTTGGATATGTTACCGAGAAGAGTTCCTACTTAGAAGTGTTTGGGACATGAtgtcctttaagatttc harbors:
- the LOC127542659 gene encoding homeobox protein prophet of Pit-1-like isoform X2, with amino-acid sequence MEAGGAGLFGQALEVFGLNSLGYVPPREEAPPGSAPLPAGKPKRHRTKFTSKQLEKLEEVFERNQYPDVWFREALARDLGLDEIRVQIWFQNRRAKQRKQKCSLLPDLNLLPFDNLTSFLPEPQIARPNFFPNSELRDPHFLHLHNPNLFSKESLFPDPWPQPLQFPPPPPLQFPLPQPFQFPPPPPVYAPAPNNLETWIPCQHSLSWIPEKH
- the LOC127542659 gene encoding homeobox protein prophet of Pit-1-like isoform X1 → MSPPPAKSRPLLGIPVCLLERKSHTWCICGPTARAPEAGGAGLFGQALEVFGLNSLGYVPPREEAPPGSAPLPAGKPKRHRTKFTSKQLEKLEEVFERNQYPDVWFREALARDLGLDEIRVQIWFQNRRAKQRKQKCSLLPDLNLLPFDNLTSFLPEPQIARPNFFPNSELRDPHFLHLHNPNLFSKESLFPDPWPQPLQFPPPPPLQFPLPQPFQFPPPPPVYAPAPNNLETWIPCQHSLSWIPEKH